A window of the Ostrea edulis chromosome 1, xbOstEdul1.1, whole genome shotgun sequence genome harbors these coding sequences:
- the LOC125665526 gene encoding uncharacterized protein LOC125665526, producing the protein CLFLFLSLSVETASKQEKGLSGIAIAYIITVPLLIGVSIAVTFVCYKCGVKKGKALERKRQYSKDKSVEQQAARAQSGPSAAQLSTDAAYDEINDHRQRSQASQRKKDGGYMAPVSQNLNRPLPPGQGKRTKDSSPSPPGNDGYISPLQTDSKAMYDSIKGGISQEHQYIELRRGT; encoded by the exons tgtttgtttctttttctttctttatcaGTGGAGACAGCAAGTAAACAAGAAAAAGGATTGTCGGGGATTGCTATAGCCTATATAATCACCGTTCCTTTATTGATAGGGGTGTCCATAGCAGTGACTTTTGTCTGCTACAAATG TGGGGTGAAAAAAGGTAAAGCGCTAGAAAGGAAGCGACAATATTCGAAAGACAAAAGTGTTGAGCAACAAGCTGCAAGGGCACAATCAGGACCTTCCGCCGCTCAGTTATCCACTGATGCTGCTTACGATGAAATTAATGATCACCGACAACGCAGTCAGGCGTCACAGCGGAAGAAAGACGGAGGATATATGGCACCAGTGTCCCAAAATCTGAATAGACCGCTACCGCCAGGACAGGGCAAGCGAACTAAAGATTCCTCGCCATCACCTCCAGGAAATGACGGTTATATATCTCCTCTACAAACAGATTCAAAAGCCATGTACGATTCAATCAAAGGTGGTATCTCTCAAGAACACCAATACATAGAGCTGCGGAGGGGTACTTGA